The nucleotide sequence GTTGAGTATCGCCCCCGGATTCCCCTGTCCCATCAGGAAGGGCAAGGAGAACAGGAAGATCAGAAAAGTTAATAGCCTCTCTTTTTTTATCATTTTTTATTCCCCCAAATTTTACTAATACTTCTTCTTTCTTTCAAACCCGTACATTCAATCCCTTTAGAACCTCTTACAATATCAGCATTTACTGTTTTTAACACAAATTTTGTAACTTTGTCAAATATTGTCTTTTGAATAAAGAGCGTGAAAACAGAGCGATATTCGACCTTATATATCCCATATCTCCATATCGTCTTTCGTGGGCCGCCGCCTGCAAATACAGGCTCATTATAGATTATAGAATCGCAATCAAAAGACCAATGACAAAAACTATAGCAGAAAGCACGGCCATCACTATCTGCCAGATCAACAACGCCAGTAGACACCCCTTTCCGTCCGGCGGATTCCCGTATGCCCTCTCAAATTTTTTTGCCTCGAAGTAGAATACGAGGTTGAGAATCAATCCAACCGGCCAGGTAATTACAAGTATGTAGAGTCCAAGAACTAAAAAGCTCATACCGAGATAGCTCTTGTAGGGCGGCGGTGCCGAAACATTGACGTTAACCGGCTGTATAACGGCCGGACCGGCCGGCTGTGGATGGGGAGCGGACGCCCCCGGGTAAGGAGCGGGCGCCCGGCCCGTCGATATGGGAACGTCGCTGTAATACTTGATCTTCGTCCCCGATATCTCGACCGTGTCCCCAACCTTCAGGCTCACATCTTTGTTTATGAAAAGCGCGCCGTTCACGTAGCTCCCGTTCTTGCTCCTGTCGCTGAACGTGAGGCCCCTGCTTCCCGACCTGAAAAAGCCGTGATCCCTGGAGGCGTTGTCCCCGCCAATCACGATGTCGTTGTGGCTTCCCCTGCCCACCGTAATCGTAGATTTCTCAGACTCAAATCTCCTCGATGCGCCCCTTTCATCCTTGATTACAAAAACCTTCATAATTTCACCTAAAAAATGAGGTGGAATATAAAAATGTTTGCCGCTTGTTCTTATTTATGCGTATTAGATTACATAAATGTAACATGATTGTCAATTTTATATTTTCCTCAATAATCGGCCGCAGAAAAGAGATTGGACCTGTCTTTTCACACAAAACCCTACGGCGTTTAAACCTCCGTGAAATGCGAGTGTATCTTTTTTGTTCATTGTATTTGACATCCGTTCAATTTGTCATTATGATACTGAAAAGCGCCGGGGGATTAAACGGGAGAGACCGGCCTTTGTCAACAACTCAGTATCGATCGAGGTCTAAAAAAAGGTCGTTACACTAATATATAATAAAGGTATTTGTGGGAAGTTGGAATGGGGTATTTTTTTGCATTTCTCGGGGTTATCGCCTTTGCCGCATCACTCTACTTCTGGGGGCAGATCTACTTTTACATCCTGGCCATAGGCGGTTTTCTATCCTTCATATACGGCATTAAGACCATACAGGTGGCCAGAAAGGAGGGAATCAAAAAGAGTGCTTCCAGCAAGGTGGACAGGCTGGCAAGGGATAAAAGGATTCCCACAAAGATCTGTCCTACTTGCGCAAAGGAGATCGAGGCGAGCTCCAAGGTGTGCCCCTTTTGCAACCACCATTACCAGATAATCTATTCGCTGACCGTTTTTGCACCCATGGACAGAAAGCAGAGGGAGTCCCTCGTCAAGACCCTCTCGGCGAAGACCGGCAAGTCCGCATCGGCGATCAGCCTGGAGCTTGACAGAGGGATGGTCTTCAAGTTCACAAAAAGGGAGCTTTACCTCAAGAACAAGCAGATATTCGAGAATATCGGCTGCCGGGTAAAAGTGGCGGAGATCCTCTCGAATCGATAGGCGCTCGGGCCTTCAATGATGCGTTTTCGTCCAAGGTTTCGAGCTAATATTAAAACAGCCGGGCAATTCGTTCGGCCTTCAAAGAATCTCATTTAGGGAATTCGCCTCCCTCTCACAACCACAGTAAAGACTTACCATTTATTCGGGAAACGACGGGCAAAATCTCTTTAAGTCCTTGATATTATTAATATTTTTTACTGCTTAAAAAATAGGCTGTTTCCGAAAGCGTATCAATTTCAAGGACTTTTGTGCCATGCTAATCGACTTATCCACGATCTTTCCACAACCGTCCCCAAACTCGATTCGGAATCAAGATTGTCATTTCCGACCCGCTTGGGAATTTATTTAGTCATTCCCAGCTTGATTGGGAACTTATTCTGTTATTCCCAACTTGATTGGGAATCTATTTTGTCATTCCCAGCTTGACTGTGAATCCAGAAAAATATCATTATGGATTCCCGTTTTCCAAGGGAATGACATCTATTTATTTTGTCATTCCCAACTCGATTGGGAATCCAGAAAAAATATTAAGCCCCTATATACGCGGGGACAGGCTGGATTCCCGTTTTCACGGGAATGACAGTATGTTTCCAAATTCCCGCTTCCCAAGGGAGTGACATCTATTACTTCGAGTACTTCTCCACCAGGACGAATTTTGTGACCTTTCCTGTGGGCGTCCTCGGGATGGAGTCGGCAAAGATCACCCTCTTGGGCGCCTTGAAGTGGGCCGTCTTGCCCCTGACATACTCGATAATCTCGTCCTCTGTTACCTCGATATCGGGATTCTTCAAAACCACCGCCGTGACGAGCTCCCCCCACTTTTCGTCGGGGAGGCCTATGACGGCGCAGTCCATTATCGCGTCGTGGCTCATGAGTATGTCTTCCACCTCAACGGCGAACACGTTCTGCCCCCCGGAGATGATCATGTCCTTCTTTCTGCCGGAGAGATATAGAAATCCCTCTTCATCGAACCTTCCTAAGTCCCCTGTGTAAAACCACCCGTCCTTGAACATCTCCTTGGACTTCTCCTCGTTTTTGAAGTAGCCGGTGGTCACCGCGGCGCCCCTCCCTATGATCTCCCCCACCTCCCCCACCGGGACGTCCTTCCCCTTTGTGTCCACGACCCTCACGTCCGACCCGAGATGGGGAAGGCCCACCGAATCGGGCTTCCTCTCCTTATCATTAGGCTTGATCTGCGTCAGGATGCCGCTCTCCTGGAGTCCGTAATACTCGTAGATGTTGGGGCATATCTTCTCCTTGACCTTCTCCTGAAGGCTCCTTGGAAACGGGGCGGCGGCAAAGACAAGACCCCTCAAAGACGAGTAATCGTAATTATCAAAGTCGGGAAAACTCATGACGATATTCGCTATGGTGGGAACCCAGTTCGAGATCGTCACCTTCTCATCCCCGATGAGCTTCAGCAAATTTCCCTGTCCGAACTGGTGTATGACGTTTCTGGCGCCGACCATAAACGCCATCGCGCACCAGGCGAATCCCACCCGCCCGAAGATCGGAAAGACGGTGAGGATCACGTCGTTTTCGCAAAGATCATGGGCCATCGCCATAAAAGGCCCCGCCGCCACATTGTTGTACTGCGTCAGGAGGTACGCCTTCGGAAGCCCCGTAGTCCCGGAGGTCAGGTTCATGTACTGGATGTCCTCCTCGAAGACCTCGACATCCGGCTCCTCCACGGACGACTCTTTTACCAGCCCGTCGTATGACTCGGCAAAGCCCGGGACTTCGTCACCCACACCGATGTAGCGCTTGATGTCCTTGAGGTCCCCCCTCATCCCGTCAACTACCTCGGTAAAACCGGGGTCGAATATGAGGTTTTCCGCGTCGCAAAAGGTCATAAGCTCAACCATCTCGTTCGGGGCGAGGCGGTAGTTCAGGGGAATCCCCATGACCCCGATCTTCGCCAGGGCGAAGTAGGTCTCCACAATCTCTGCCCTGTTGTACAGTAAGAATGCGCAGACGTCCCCCTTCTTCAGTCCCAGAGACAGGAGGCCGTTTGCCAGGGCGTTGGTCCTCTCGTTCATCTCGTGAAAGGTAAACCTTCTTCCTGTCATGGAGCAGAAGATCGCCTCCTTCCCGGCGTAGCGCGCCGCCGCAACCTTGATTATGTTTCCCACCTGAAGAGTTCCTGTGGCTTTCATGGTATTACTCC is from Candidatus Zymogenus saltonus and encodes:
- a CDS encoding FHA domain-containing protein codes for the protein MKVFVIKDERGASRRFESEKSTITVGRGSHNDIVIGGDNASRDHGFFRSGSRGLTFSDRSKNGSYVNGALFINKDVSLKVGDTVEISGTKIKYYSDVPISTGRAPAPYPGASAPHPQPAGPAVIQPVNVNVSAPPPYKSYLGMSFLVLGLYILVITWPVGLILNLVFYFEAKKFERAYGNPPDGKGCLLALLIWQIVMAVLSAIVFVIGLLIAIL
- a CDS encoding AMP-binding protein, with amino-acid sequence MKATGTLQVGNIIKVAAARYAGKEAIFCSMTGRRFTFHEMNERTNALANGLLSLGLKKGDVCAFLLYNRAEIVETYFALAKIGVMGIPLNYRLAPNEMVELMTFCDAENLIFDPGFTEVVDGMRGDLKDIKRYIGVGDEVPGFAESYDGLVKESSVEEPDVEVFEEDIQYMNLTSGTTGLPKAYLLTQYNNVAAGPFMAMAHDLCENDVILTVFPIFGRVGFAWCAMAFMVGARNVIHQFGQGNLLKLIGDEKVTISNWVPTIANIVMSFPDFDNYDYSSLRGLVFAAAPFPRSLQEKVKEKICPNIYEYYGLQESGILTQIKPNDKERKPDSVGLPHLGSDVRVVDTKGKDVPVGEVGEIIGRGAAVTTGYFKNEEKSKEMFKDGWFYTGDLGRFDEEGFLYLSGRKKDMIISGGQNVFAVEVEDILMSHDAIMDCAVIGLPDEKWGELVTAVVLKNPDIEVTEDEIIEYVRGKTAHFKAPKRVIFADSIPRTPTGKVTKFVLVEKYSK